In Triticum aestivum cultivar Chinese Spring chromosome 5B, IWGSC CS RefSeq v2.1, whole genome shotgun sequence, the following proteins share a genomic window:
- the LOC123110747 gene encoding intermediate cleaving peptidase 55, mitochondrial isoform X1, with protein MATAARFLRRTLRASEVASRLLSTSHSIVRRVAYTTGGIIDVGQPTPKSHPELLADEEITPGITSEEYISRRKKLVDALPEKSLAIIASADQQMMTDVVPYSFRQNGDYLYITGCTQPGGVAVLSKETGLCMFMPDKHKEDVIWEGQTAGVEAAVDFFKADKAFPLSEMKKILPEMIEQSKVVYHNAKASTSSYRNFDAFRRASLNNKVKDLTHYTDELRWIKSKSEIKLMRESASIVSQSLLQTMLLSRTHREESQLAAKIEYECKMRGAQRMAFHPVVGGGVNGSVVHYSRNDKKIKSGDLVLMDVGCEYHGYLSDLTRTWPPCGRFSAAQEELYSLILETNKECIKLCKPGTSIREIHHHSVKMLISGFQELGIIGKGKSIQYNYLNPTSIGHSLGMDIHDSTSLAFDKPLEPGVVITIEPGIYIPSVPILNEKAPDRFRGIGIRIEDEVLITENGHEVLTASVPKEIPHLTTLINMGGGGSMTESHEARAACN; from the exons atggcgacggcggcgcgatTCTTGCGAAGGACGCTGCGAGCAAGCGAG GTGGCGTCTCGGTTGTTATCTACCTCTCACAGTATAGTTAGGCGTGTTGCATACACTACCGGGGGAATAATTGATGTTGGCCAACCAACACCCAAATCTCATCCTGAG TTATTAGCTGATGAGGAGATTACACCAGGCATCACAAGTGAGGAGTACATATCCAGAAGAAAAAAGCTTGTGGATGCTTTACCAGAGAAGAGCTTGGCCATAATTGCATCTGCAGATCAGCAGATGATGACTGATGTAGTTCCGTACTCATTCAGACAGAATGGTGATTACCTGTACATTACAGGTTGTACACAACCTGGTGGTGTAGCAGTTTTAAGTAAGGAAACTGGTTTATGCATGTTCATGCCAGATAAACATAAGGAG GATGTAATTTGGGAAGGTCAGACTGCTGGAGTTGAAGCAGCTGTGGATTTCTTCAAGGCAGATAAAGCATTTCCACTTAGTGAGATGAAAAAG ATCCTTCCTGAAATGATTGAGCAATCAAAAGTGGTGTATCACAATGCAAAGGCATCCACATCTTCTTATAGGAACTTTGATGCCTTCCGCAGGGCATCACTCAACAATAAAGTAAAAGATCTTACGCATTACACTGATGAACTGCGGTGGATCAAGTCAAAATCGGAAATCAAGTTGATGAGGGAGTCAGCATCTATTGTTTCTCAG TCTCTTTTGCAGACAATGTTGctctcaaggacccacagagaggaAAGCCAGTTAGCTGCTAAAATAGAGTATGAGTGCAAAATGAGAGGTGCCCAAAGAATGGC GTTCCATCCTGTAGTTGGTGGTGGAGTAAATGGCAGTGTTGTACATTACTCAAGAAATGATAAGAAG ATCAAATCGGGTGATCTTGTCCTCATGGATGTTGGATGTGAGTACCATGGCTACCTTAGTGACCTGACACGGACATGGCCGCCCTGTGGTAGATTTTCAGCTGCTCAG GAAGAACTGTACAGTTTAATACTGGAGACAAATAAGGAATGCATAAAGCTTTGTAAACCAGGCACGAGCATTAGAGAGATACACCATCATTCG GTCAAGATGTTGATAAGCGGATTCCAAGAACTTGGAATTATAGGGAAGGGCAAATCTATCCAATACAATTATTTGAATCCAACCTCAATAG GTCATTCTTTGGGAATGGATATTCATGACTCCACGAGCCTCGCCTTCGACAAACCCTTGGAGCCAGGCGTT GTAATAACCATTGAACCGGGGATCTACATTCCCTCGGTCCCGATACTCAACGAGAAGGCCCCGGACAGGTTCCGGGGCATCGGAATAAGGATCGAGGACGAGGTCCTCATCACCGAGAACGGTCACGAG GTGTTGACGGCGTCGGTGCCGAAGGAGATCCCCCACCTCACCACCCTGATCAACATGGGCGGTGGTGGCTCCATGACGGAATCCCATGAAGCGAGAGCTGCTTGCAACTAA
- the LOC123110747 gene encoding intermediate cleaving peptidase 55, mitochondrial isoform X2 — translation MMTDVVPYSFRQNGDYLYITGCTQPGGVAVLSKETGLCMFMPDKHKEDVIWEGQTAGVEAAVDFFKADKAFPLSEMKKILPEMIEQSKVVYHNAKASTSSYRNFDAFRRASLNNKVKDLTHYTDELRWIKSKSEIKLMRESASIVSQSLLQTMLLSRTHREESQLAAKIEYECKMRGAQRMAFHPVVGGGVNGSVVHYSRNDKKIKSGDLVLMDVGCEYHGYLSDLTRTWPPCGRFSAAQEELYSLILETNKECIKLCKPGTSIREIHHHSVKMLISGFQELGIIGKGKSIQYNYLNPTSIGHSLGMDIHDSTSLAFDKPLEPGVVITIEPGIYIPSVPILNEKAPDRFRGIGIRIEDEVLITENGHEVLTASVPKEIPHLTTLINMGGGGSMTESHEARAACN, via the exons ATGATGACTGATGTAGTTCCGTACTCATTCAGACAGAATGGTGATTACCTGTACATTACAGGTTGTACACAACCTGGTGGTGTAGCAGTTTTAAGTAAGGAAACTGGTTTATGCATGTTCATGCCAGATAAACATAAGGAG GATGTAATTTGGGAAGGTCAGACTGCTGGAGTTGAAGCAGCTGTGGATTTCTTCAAGGCAGATAAAGCATTTCCACTTAGTGAGATGAAAAAG ATCCTTCCTGAAATGATTGAGCAATCAAAAGTGGTGTATCACAATGCAAAGGCATCCACATCTTCTTATAGGAACTTTGATGCCTTCCGCAGGGCATCACTCAACAATAAAGTAAAAGATCTTACGCATTACACTGATGAACTGCGGTGGATCAAGTCAAAATCGGAAATCAAGTTGATGAGGGAGTCAGCATCTATTGTTTCTCAG TCTCTTTTGCAGACAATGTTGctctcaaggacccacagagaggaAAGCCAGTTAGCTGCTAAAATAGAGTATGAGTGCAAAATGAGAGGTGCCCAAAGAATGGC GTTCCATCCTGTAGTTGGTGGTGGAGTAAATGGCAGTGTTGTACATTACTCAAGAAATGATAAGAAG ATCAAATCGGGTGATCTTGTCCTCATGGATGTTGGATGTGAGTACCATGGCTACCTTAGTGACCTGACACGGACATGGCCGCCCTGTGGTAGATTTTCAGCTGCTCAG GAAGAACTGTACAGTTTAATACTGGAGACAAATAAGGAATGCATAAAGCTTTGTAAACCAGGCACGAGCATTAGAGAGATACACCATCATTCG GTCAAGATGTTGATAAGCGGATTCCAAGAACTTGGAATTATAGGGAAGGGCAAATCTATCCAATACAATTATTTGAATCCAACCTCAATAG GTCATTCTTTGGGAATGGATATTCATGACTCCACGAGCCTCGCCTTCGACAAACCCTTGGAGCCAGGCGTT GTAATAACCATTGAACCGGGGATCTACATTCCCTCGGTCCCGATACTCAACGAGAAGGCCCCGGACAGGTTCCGGGGCATCGGAATAAGGATCGAGGACGAGGTCCTCATCACCGAGAACGGTCACGAG GTGTTGACGGCGTCGGTGCCGAAGGAGATCCCCCACCTCACCACCCTGATCAACATGGGCGGTGGTGGCTCCATGACGGAATCCCATGAAGCGAGAGCTGCTTGCAACTAA